In Amaranthus tricolor cultivar Red isolate AtriRed21 chromosome 3, ASM2621246v1, whole genome shotgun sequence, a single window of DNA contains:
- the LOC130808065 gene encoding long-chain-alcohol O-fatty-acyltransferase-like, producing the protein MEEEAKSFLKTYSLIFTSLSYSYFIVSKIPPGKFRLFSLLPIFTLFTILPFSFSSVLLAGITALFITWLGNFKLLLYAFNHGPLSNHQPIKNLSFLQFLLISAFPIKIKDPFTRIRKPTSKFLPLNFWSETLIFSIFVGICDFYKQNLNHGLIFVIYCCMLYLFIDIIMSVSNTIVGSIMGFELFPPSDEPYLSSSISDFWGRRWNLMVTDILRHTVYKPTRVFLSNYIGRDWASVISVIAAFVVSGLMHELIFYYMARVSPSWEVTWFFVLHGLCVVLEFCLKKVLGRKLGLHWVITGPLTVGFVMGTGYLWFFPPLVMNKVDVRAIEEAMTLYEFIKGKLKKML; encoded by the coding sequence ATGGAAGAAGAAGCCAAATCATTCCTCAAAACATACTCGCTCATATTTACATCTCTTTCTTATTCTTATTTCATCGTCTCCAAAATCCCACCTGGAAAATTCagattattttctctcttaccAATCTTCACTCTATTTACCATTTTACCCTTTTCTTTCTCCTCTGTTCTTCTTGCAGGAATCACTGCTCTTTTCATCACTTGGCTTGGAAACTTCAAGCTTCTTCTATATGCTTTCAATCATGGCCCTTTATCAAATCATCAGCCCATCAAAAATCTATCATTTCTTCAATTTTTACTAATTTCAGCTTTTCCCATCAAAATTAAAGACCCATTTACCCGAATCCGAAAACCCACTTCCAAATTTTTGCCCTTAAATTTCTGGTCTGAAACCCTAATTTTCTCCATTTTTGTGGGTATTTGTGATTTttataaacaaaatttaaatcatGGGTTGATTTTTGTGATTTATTGTTGTATGTTGTATTTATTCATTGACATTATTATGAGTGTTAGTAATACAATTGTGGGGTCCATTATGGGTTTTGAGCTATTTCCACCGTCAGATGAGCCTTATTTATCATCATCTATCAGTGATTTTTGGGGAAGAAGATGGAACCTCATGGTAACAGATATACTGCGTCACACTGTGTATAAACCCACAAGGGTATTTTTATCCAATTATATAGGCCGAGATTGGGCTTCTGTTATTTCTGTGATAGCGGCGTTTGTGGTATCTGGGCTAATGCATGAgctgattttttattatatggcACGTGTGAGTCCCTCGTGGGAAGTTACTTGGTTTTTTGTGTTACATGGGCTTTGTGTGGTTTTGGAGTTTTGTTTGAAAAAGGTTTTGGGCCGGAAATTGGGCCTACATTGGGTTATTACTGGCCCGTTGACTGTTGGGTTTGTGATGGGCACTGGATATTTGTGGTTCTTTCCACCACTTGTTATGAACAAAGTCGATGTAAGAGCTATTGAGGAGGCTATGACTTTGTATGAGTTTATTAAggggaaattaaaaaaaatgttataa